In Octopus bimaculoides isolate UCB-OBI-ISO-001 chromosome 28, ASM119413v2, whole genome shotgun sequence, the following are encoded in one genomic region:
- the LOC106872554 gene encoding zinc finger protein OZF-like has translation MENVNRLGVSNSGVLNNLDTSAYTDNCEEAVHKNLSEYSCEICKKMFSSEYEVFTHKEIHNKDTLFHCEICGKAFVSDSDLTEHLRRHTEDKPFHCEICGKYFVCNSVLTIHSRIHTGEKPYHCDICGKSFSDNSSLVVHERIHTGEKPYHCEICGKSFVKTGDLTKHKRIHTGEKPYLCKICGNSFTYSSSLAVHKRSHTGETPFCCEICGKSFVYKSDLTKHKRIHTGEKPFHCEICGKSFTQNSSFVIHQRIHSGEKPYRCEICGEYFVSNSRLTIHKKVHTGVKLCNCEICGKSFSDNSSLVVHIRSHTGEKPYCCEICGKDFVCNSHFKKHKRTHTGERPFHCEMCGKSFTDNSTLVVHIRIHTGEKPYPCEICGKAFAQNSDVKRHKRIHTGERPYHCEMCMKSFVSNSDLTKHKKMHTGK, from the coding sequence ATGGAAAACGTTAATCGCTTGGGAGTTTCAAACTCAGGAGTCTTAAACAATTTAGATACAAGTGCATATACAGACAATTGTGAAGAAGCAGTACACAAAAATCTTTCCGAATATAGCTGTGAGATATGTAAGAAGATGTTCTCTTCAGAATATGAAGTcttcacacacaaagaaatacacaataaAGATACACTTTTTCATTGTGAGATATGCGGGAAAGCTTTCGTCTCTGACAGTGACTTAACAGAACACTTAAGAAGACATACCGAAGACAAACCGtttcattgtgaaatttgtgggaaatacTTTGTTTGTAACAGTGTCTTAACAATACACTCGagaatacatactggagaaaaaccatatcactgtgacatctgtgggaaATCGTTCTCCGATAATTCTAGTCTTGTAGTTCACGAAAgaatacacactggagagaagccatatcattgtgaaatttgtgggaaatcatTTGTCAAGACTGGTGATTTAACAAAGCATAAAAgaattcacactggagaaaaaccctaCCTCTGTAAAATCTGTGGAAACTCTTTCACCTACAGTTCTAGTCTTGCAGttcacaaacgtagtcacactggagaaactCCTTTTTGTTGTGAAATCTGTGGCAAATCTTTTGTCTATAAAAGTgatttaacaaaacacaaaagaatccatactggagaaaaacctttccattgtgaaatctgtgggaAGTCTTTCACTCAGAATTCTAGTTTTGTTATCCACCAAAGAATACACAgcggagagaaaccatatcgttgtgaaatatgtggagaaTATTTTGTGTCAAACAGTAGGTTAACGATACACAAAAAAGTACACACTGGAGTAAAACTTTGTaactgtgaaatctgtggcaaATCGTTCTCTGATAATTCTAGTCTTGTTGTTCACATCCGtagtcacacaggagagaaaccgtattGTTGTGAGATATGCGGAAAAGATTTTGTCTGTAATAGTCACttcaaaaaacacaaaagaacacaTACCGGAGAAAGACCATTCCACTGTGAAATGTGTGGGAAATCGTTCACTGATAATTCTACTCTTGTTGTTCACATACgaatacatactggagaaaaaccatatccttgtgaaatatgtgggaaagctTTTGCCCAGAACAGTGATGTAAAGAGACACAAaagaattcatacaggagaaagaccTTATCACTGTGAAATGTGTATGAAATCTTTCGTCTCCAACAGTGATTtaacaaagcataaaaaaatgCACACTGGGAAATAA
- the LOC106872553 gene encoding zinc finger protein 239: protein MMNEMCGNTAEWNIQSQRIDFTDVRPKDTGKTYHCDICKKSFSRRGNLTTHRRIHTGEKPYDCDVCGKSFSKSNNLSSHKRIHTGEKPYQCDICYKSFSKGSNLTEHKHIHTGERPYHCAICGKSFSKVGDLATHTRIHTGVKPYQCDDCGKSFSKSDNLTNHKRIHTGEKPYPCDICGKSFSKVSNLTEHRHIHTGEKPYHCDICDKSFSKSSNLTSHKRIHTGEKPYHCDICGKSFSKGCNLTKHKRIHKGRKLYHFDMC from the coding sequence atgatgAATGAAATGTGTGGGAACACTGCAGAATGGAATATCCAGTCTCAAAGGATTGATTTTACAGATGTGCGTCCAAAAGATACAGGAAAaacataccactgtgatatctgtaaaaagtcatTCTCTCGTAGGGGGAACCTCACAACTCACAGACggattcacacaggagagaaaccatatgattgtgacgtctgtggtaaatcattctcgaaAAGTAATAATTTATCTAGTCACAAACGAATTcacacaggggagaagccatatcaatgCGATATCTGTTATAAATCATTTTCTAAGGGAAGTAATTTAactgaacacaaacatattcatacaggagagagaccatatcactgtgctatctgtggtaaatcattctcaaaaGTTGGTGACTTGGCTACACACACCCGCATTCATACTGGAgtgaagccatatcagtgtgacgACTGTGGCAAATCGTTCTCCAAAAGTGATAACTTGACTAAtcacaaacgaattcatacaggagagaaaccatatccatgtgatatctgtgggaaatcattctcaAAAGTAAGCAACTTAACTgaacacagacatattcatacaggagagaaaccatatcactgtgatatttgtgataaatcattttctaaaaGTAGTAATTTAactagtcacaaacgtattcacacaggtgagaagccatatcattgtgatatctgtggtaaatcattttccaaGGGATGTAACCTAACgaaacataaacgtattcataaaGGAAGGAAACTATACCACTTTGATATGTGCtga